A window of Adhaeribacter arboris genomic DNA:
AGATTATTTAGTGGGAATTATTTTAATAGCTTCTCCTTGGGTGTTTGACTTTAATAACGGAGGCGCTGAAACCTGGGTACCCGTAATTGTAGGTATTATGGTGTTGCTGCAAACCATCATGACGGATTTTGAAGTAGGTATTATCCGGAAAATACCCATGGCTAGCCACCTGCGCATGGACTTATTTATTGGTCTGTTTTTAGCTGCTTCGCCCTGGATATTTAATTTCGACGAAGTTGTTTGGGAACCACACGTAATTTTCGGGGTATTCTCGATTTTAGCTTCTTTAATGACGCGCACCGTTCCTTCTACGGTAGTTAGTACTTCCAGAAATTCCGTAATGAACGACATGAACCAGAATCGGATGTAATTTTATTAGTTTCATTAATTGGTTTATTTTAAGAGCCGGCTATTGCCGGCTTTTTTTTGTTTCTGTATTTAGGGTTGGCTGATTAAGAAAAACCATTCCGTATAATCGAATGGCTTCCAAATCTTTCCGTTAAATTTGCATTATGAATTACTTATCCGCAGAAAATATTTCCAAAACATTCGCCGATCGTTGGCTTTTCCGGGAGCTAAACTTCGGTATTAGTAAAGGGCAGCGCCTGGCCCTGGTAGGCGTAAACGGTTCGGGTAAAACTACTTTATTAAATGTACTGGCCGGCAAACTAGCGCCTGATTCAGGTTCGGTGAGTGTCCGGAAAGAAATAAGAATTGGTTATTTAGGCCAGCAACCCGAGTTCGACGAAAATTTAACGGTACAGCAAACTTTGTTTTCGGGTCAGAACGAAATCATTGAAACGATAAGCCAGTACGAACGTTGTGTGCACCAGGATAACGCCGACCCCGACCAATTGCAGCGTTTAATGGAGCGCATGGAAGAATTACAAGCCTGGGATTACGAAGCCAAAGTAAAACAGATTCTGGGTAAATTTGGTATCACCGACCTGGAAAAAGAAATCCGGCATTTATCGGGGGGGCAAAAAAAACGAGTAGCTATGGCCCGGGTACTCATTGAAGAACCGGACTTGCTGATTATGGATGAGCCGACCAACCATTTAGATTTAGATACTATTGAATGGCTGGAGAACGTACTTTCGT
This region includes:
- a CDS encoding SPW repeat protein, whose product is MRIIPTRIHGILDYLVGIILIASPWVFDFNNGGAETWVPVIVGIMVLLQTIMTDFEVGIIRKIPMASHLRMDLFIGLFLAASPWIFNFDEVVWEPHVIFGVFSILASLMTRTVPSTVVSTSRNSVMNDMNQNRM